The proteins below are encoded in one region of Flavobacterium nackdongense:
- the fusA gene encoding elongation factor G, with translation MARDLKYTRNIGIAAHIDAGKTTTTERILFYTGKSHKIGEVHDGAATMDWMAQEQERGITITSAATTCEWNFPSDQGKILPESKPYHFNIIDTPGHVDFTVEVNRSLRVLDGLVFLFSAVDGVEPQSETNWRLADQYRVPRIGFVNKMDRQGSNFLMVCQQVRDMLKSNAVAITLPIGEENDFKGVVDLVKNQAIVWHDAGLGATYDIVPIPEDMLAEVKEYRSILIEAVADYDENLLEKFMEDEESITEEEINNALRAAVMDMAIIPMIAGSSFKNKGVQFMLDAVCKYLPSPLDKEGIKGIHPDDAELLEEDQTQILRKPDVKEPFAALAFKIATDPFVGRLAFFRAYSGRLDAGSYVLNTRSGNKERISRIYQMHANKQNPIEYIEAGDIGAAVGFKDIKTGDTLCDEKHPIILESMKFPAPVIGIAIEPKTKADVDKMGMALAKLAEEDPTFTVRTDEASGQTIISGMGELHLDILVDRMRREFKVEVNQGEPQVEYKEAFTKSAQHRETYKKQSGGRGKFGDIVFLLEPADEVDGKVPVGLQFINSVKGGNVPKEYIPSVEKGFREAMKTGPLAGYQVDSLKVTLLDGSFHPVDSDALSFELAARMGYKEVAKAAGAIILEPIMKMEVITPEENMGDIVGDINRRRGQVNDMGDRAGAKTIKADVPLSEMFGYVTTLRTLSSGRATSTMEFSHYAETPSNISEAVIKKAKGNA, from the coding sequence ATGGCTAGAGATCTTAAATATACAAGAAACATAGGAATTGCTGCTCACATTGATGCTGGTAAAACAACAACAACAGAGCGTATATTATTCTATACAGGGAAATCACATAAAATTGGTGAAGTGCACGATGGTGCTGCAACGATGGACTGGATGGCACAAGAGCAAGAAAGAGGTATTACAATTACTTCAGCTGCTACAACTTGTGAATGGAATTTTCCTTCCGATCAAGGTAAAATTTTACCTGAATCTAAACCTTATCACTTTAATATTATCGATACCCCAGGTCACGTGGACTTTACTGTTGAAGTAAACCGTTCTTTGCGTGTACTTGATGGTTTGGTTTTCTTGTTTAGTGCTGTTGATGGTGTAGAGCCACAATCAGAAACGAACTGGAGACTTGCAGATCAATATAGAGTGCCAAGAATTGGATTTGTAAACAAAATGGACCGTCAAGGTTCTAACTTTTTGATGGTTTGTCAACAAGTTAGAGATATGTTGAAATCAAACGCTGTGGCGATTACTTTGCCAATTGGTGAGGAAAATGATTTCAAAGGAGTGGTTGATTTGGTTAAAAATCAAGCTATTGTTTGGCATGATGCTGGTTTAGGAGCAACTTATGATATTGTGCCTATCCCAGAGGATATGCTTGCAGAAGTAAAAGAATACCGCTCAATTTTAATTGAAGCCGTTGCTGATTATGATGAAAATCTGTTGGAGAAATTCATGGAAGATGAAGAATCTATCACAGAAGAAGAAATCAACAATGCCTTAAGAGCTGCAGTTATGGATATGGCTATCATTCCGATGATTGCTGGTTCTTCTTTCAAAAACAAAGGAGTTCAATTTATGTTGGATGCAGTGTGTAAATACTTGCCTTCACCATTAGATAAAGAAGGTATCAAAGGAATTCATCCAGATGATGCTGAACTACTTGAAGAAGATCAAACTCAAATTTTACGTAAACCAGATGTAAAAGAGCCTTTCGCTGCTTTGGCATTTAAGATTGCTACTGACCCATTCGTAGGTCGTTTGGCTTTCTTCCGTGCTTATTCAGGAAGATTGGATGCTGGTTCTTATGTTTTGAATACACGTTCAGGAAACAAAGAAAGAATTTCTCGTATCTACCAAATGCACGCTAACAAACAAAATCCAATCGAATATATTGAGGCTGGAGATATTGGAGCTGCTGTTGGATTTAAGGATATCAAAACAGGAGATACATTGTGTGATGAAAAACACCCAATTATTTTGGAGTCAATGAAATTCCCTGCGCCAGTAATTGGTATTGCCATTGAACCTAAAACTAAAGCTGACGTTGATAAAATGGGTATGGCTTTGGCTAAATTAGCTGAAGAAGATCCTACATTTACTGTTAGAACTGACGAAGCTTCAGGACAAACTATTATCTCAGGTATGGGTGAGCTTCACTTAGATATCTTGGTTGATAGAATGCGTCGTGAATTCAAAGTTGAAGTAAATCAAGGTGAGCCTCAAGTAGAATACAAAGAAGCTTTCACAAAATCAGCACAACACAGAGAAACATACAAGAAACAATCTGGTGGACGTGGTAAATTTGGGGATATTGTATTTTTATTGGAGCCAGCTGATGAAGTAGATGGTAAAGTTCCAGTGGGATTGCAATTTATTAATTCAGTAAAAGGAGGTAACGTTCCTAAGGAATATATCCCATCCGTTGAAAAAGGTTTCCGTGAAGCTATGAAAACTGGTCCTTTAGCAGGATACCAAGTCGATAGTTTGAAAGTTACTTTGTTAGATGGATCTTTCCACCCTGTCGATTCTGATGCACTTTCATTTGAACTTGCTGCAAGAATGGGGTACAAAGAAGTGGCAAAAGCTGCTGGAGCAATTATTCTTGAGCCAATCATGAAAATGGAAGTGATTACACCTGAAGAAAACATGGGAGATATCGTAGGTGATATCAACCGTCGTAGAGGTCAAGTAAATGACATGGGTGATAGAGCAGGTGCTAAAACCATCAAAGCAGATGTGCCGTTATCAGAAATGTTCGGATATGTTACCACATTGAGAACCTTGTCATCTGGTAGAGCTACATCTACAATGGAATTTTCACACTACGCAGAAACGCCTTCTAATATTTCAGA
- the rpsL gene encoding 30S ribosomal protein S12: MPTIQQLVRTGRTQITKKSKSVALDSCPQRRGVCTRVYTTTPKKPNSAMRKVARVRLTNGNEVNAYIPGEGHNLQEHSIVLVRGGRVKDLPGVRYHIVRGALDTSGVAGRTQRRSKYGAKRPKEAKK, encoded by the coding sequence ATGCCAACTATTCAACAATTAGTAAGAACAGGAAGAACTCAAATCACTAAGAAGAGTAAATCGGTTGCTTTAGATTCTTGTCCTCAAAGAAGAGGTGTTTGTACGCGTGTTTACACTACTACTCCAAAAAAACCAAACTCTGCAATGCGTAAAGTAGCGCGTGTACGTTTGACAAATGGAAATGAAGTAAATGCCTACATCCCAGGTGAAGGACACAATCTACAAGAGCACTCGATAGTATTAGTGCGAGGCGGAAGAGTAAAAGATTTACCAGGAGTTAGATACCACATCGTTCGTGGTGCGCTTGATACCTCAGGTGTAGCAGGAAGAACGCAACGTAGATCTAAGTATGGTGCAAAACGTCCAAAAGAGGCGAAAAAGTAA
- the rpsG gene encoding 30S ribosomal protein S7, whose amino-acid sequence MRKRAAKKRPLLPDPRFNDQLVTRFVNNLMWDGKKSTAFKVFYDAIDIIETKKQNDDKTSLEIWKDALTNVMPHVEVRSRRVGGATFQIPMQIRPDRKISMAMKWLILYSRRRNEKSMAQRLASECLAAAKEEGAAVKKRMDTHKMAEANKAFSHFRF is encoded by the coding sequence ATGAGAAAAAGAGCGGCGAAAAAAAGACCACTTTTACCAGATCCAAGGTTTAACGACCAATTGGTAACGCGTTTTGTAAACAACTTAATGTGGGACGGTAAGAAATCAACAGCTTTTAAAGTGTTTTATGATGCAATTGACATCATCGAAACTAAAAAGCAAAATGATGACAAAACATCATTAGAAATTTGGAAAGATGCTTTGACAAACGTTATGCCTCACGTAGAAGTACGTAGTCGTAGAGTGGGTGGAGCTACATTTCAAATCCCAATGCAAATTAGACCAGACAGAAAAATTTCTATGGCTATGAAATGGTTAATTCTTTATTCAAGAAGAAGAAACGAAAAATCTATGGCTCAAAGATTGGCTTCAGAATGTTTAGCTGCGGCTAAAGAAGAAGGAGCAGCTGTTAAGAAAAGAATGGATACTCACAAAATGGCAGAAGCTAACAAAGCTTTCTCTCACTTTAGATTTTAA
- a CDS encoding BamA/TamA family outer membrane protein — MKIIGNSTAETKVIDSIKYNSAHANAQSIADETNSVSERLSKIGYIENQILENTKKNDSTYSAKFSLGQQIKSIHIYIGKKIFTASQSKADGIETKTDNNIIIKDWIGFDKTKDTLVLAYTEIESFLNNSIQKLEQNGYAFAKLKLINIQKRKNILIAELQFDSGQKRELDEIVVQFGESSKTNWFPEGHLKQINRKYRNTVLNQETVRKVQNDFEKFSFVNQIKNPEILFTQDTTKVYVYLEKRKSNTFDGFIGFANTNNGKLTFNGYLDLALENTIKAGEQFSLYWKSDGNNQRTFKASIDLPYIFRTPIGLKAQINIFKQDSIFQNTKTAIDLGYFIDYKTRIYLGYQATESSDIQNTNNTTISDYTNSFLTGNLDYTKLDNNHNTFPKKTTLSIMMGLGSRATSDLDQTAGTSKQTYIIINAMHNFYLNPKNCININYQNYFLKSDTYIINELYRFGGTKSIRGFAENSLQANFMTALISEYRYIISPDLYLHSILDYGYYEDRSSNYTANLLGFGAGVGLRTKNGVLKLNFSNGSNDGQKILFSNTIVTLCYNIEF; from the coding sequence TTGAAAATAATTGGAAACTCCACAGCCGAAACGAAAGTAATTGATTCCATAAAATACAATTCGGCTCACGCCAATGCACAATCTATTGCCGACGAAACAAACAGCGTATCGGAAAGGCTCTCCAAAATAGGATATATTGAAAATCAAATCCTTGAAAACACAAAGAAAAACGACTCAACATACAGCGCAAAATTCAGTTTGGGACAGCAAATCAAATCGATACATATATATATAGGTAAAAAAATCTTCACAGCATCCCAATCCAAAGCAGATGGAATTGAAACCAAAACGGACAACAATATCATTATCAAAGATTGGATTGGCTTCGACAAAACAAAAGACACTTTAGTCCTTGCCTATACTGAAATAGAATCTTTTTTAAACAATTCTATACAAAAACTAGAACAAAATGGTTACGCCTTTGCCAAGTTAAAACTAATCAACATTCAAAAAAGAAAGAACATATTAATAGCAGAATTACAATTTGATTCTGGTCAAAAAAGGGAATTAGATGAAATTGTGGTGCAATTTGGCGAAAGCAGCAAAACAAATTGGTTTCCAGAAGGACATTTAAAACAAATCAACCGCAAATACCGAAATACAGTTTTGAATCAAGAAACGGTCCGCAAGGTTCAAAATGATTTCGAAAAATTTAGTTTCGTCAATCAGATTAAAAATCCTGAAATCCTATTTACTCAGGATACCACCAAAGTATATGTTTATCTCGAAAAAAGAAAATCCAATACTTTTGATGGGTTTATCGGTTTTGCCAATACTAACAATGGCAAACTAACCTTCAATGGGTACTTAGATTTAGCATTAGAAAACACCATTAAAGCGGGTGAACAATTCTCACTCTACTGGAAAAGTGACGGCAACAACCAAAGAACATTCAAAGCCAGCATCGATCTACCTTATATTTTCAGAACCCCAATCGGCCTGAAAGCCCAAATTAATATCTTCAAACAAGACAGTATCTTTCAGAACACCAAAACGGCCATCGACTTAGGTTACTTTATCGATTATAAAACCAGAATTTATTTAGGATACCAAGCTACAGAATCTAGCGATATACAAAACACCAACAACACAACAATCAGCGATTACACCAATTCTTTTCTTACTGGAAATTTAGACTATACCAAATTAGACAATAACCACAACACTTTCCCGAAAAAAACAACCCTCTCGATTATGATGGGACTCGGAAGCCGAGCCACTTCAGACTTAGACCAAACCGCAGGAACCAGCAAGCAGACCTACATTATCATCAATGCGATGCATAATTTCTACTTAAACCCTAAAAACTGCATAAACATAAATTATCAAAATTATTTTCTAAAAAGCGACACTTATATCATCAACGAATTGTATCGTTTTGGCGGAACAAAATCAATACGTGGGTTTGCCGAAAATAGTTTACAAGCCAATTTTATGACCGCCCTGATCAGCGAATATCGCTATATCATCTCCCCTGATCTGTACCTTCATTCTATTTTAGACTATGGCTATTATGAAGATCGATCTAGCAACTACACAGCCAATCTCCTAGGGTTCGGCGCAGGTGTGGGACTCCGAACAAAAAATGGAGTACTCAAATTGAATTTTTCTAATGGCAGCAACGATGGTCAGAAGATTTTATTCTCAAATACCATTGTCACTTTATGCTACAATATTGAATTCTAA